The proteins below are encoded in one region of Parvicella tangerina:
- a CDS encoding lysophospholipid acyltransferase family protein, with translation MRWIGAPFRFLYKLYFGMVYLTTGLLLYPYFLIALRGSNKFEKAVKVKKVWSVAICFLCGIRVRVIGAENFPNEGSFIVCANHASYLDIILMYRIIPSDFAFLGKAEVLKWPIINIFFKKGIDIPVDRTNRKAASESLLKAKEALRQERSLAIFPEGTMGPQPPKMLRFKNGAFSLAMEFSTNIIPITFSNNYKLFYDHTDFFGPGRPGVAKIIVHPAIEVTSKSDLVSLRNETYQIIKSGL, from the coding sequence ATGCGTTGGATTGGAGCACCATTCAGGTTTTTATACAAACTCTATTTTGGCATGGTCTACCTAACCACAGGTCTGCTGTTATACCCATACTTTCTAATCGCACTTCGTGGTTCAAATAAATTTGAGAAGGCGGTTAAAGTTAAAAAAGTTTGGTCAGTAGCGATTTGCTTTCTGTGTGGAATTCGTGTTCGCGTGATTGGTGCGGAAAACTTTCCAAACGAGGGTTCGTTCATTGTCTGTGCTAATCATGCTTCTTATCTTGACATTATCCTCATGTATAGAATAATACCGAGCGACTTTGCTTTCTTAGGTAAGGCAGAAGTCTTAAAGTGGCCAATTATCAACATTTTTTTTAAGAAGGGAATTGACATTCCTGTAGATCGGACGAACAGAAAGGCGGCATCTGAAAGTCTGCTAAAAGCTAAAGAAGCTTTGAGACAAGAACGGAGTTTAGCCATTTTCCCTGAGGGAACTATGGGACCTCAACCTCCAAAAATGCTACGCTTCAAAAATGGCGCTTTTAGCCTAGCGATGGAATTTAGCACAAACATTATCCCCATTACTTTCTCTAACAATTACAAACTATTTTATGATCACACGGATTTCTTTGGACCGGGAAGACCAGGGGTTGCAAAAATTATCGTCCATCCTGCAATAGAGGTAACGAGTAAATCAGATTTAGTATCTTTGCGCAACGAAACTTACCAAATTATTAAGTCAGGCCTTTAA
- the atpG gene encoding ATP synthase F1 subunit gamma, protein MANLKEIRSRITSVSSTMQITSAMKMVSAAKLRRAQDAITQMRPYAEKLQEILGNLSSSLDASENPYTQQRDVKNILVVGITSNRGLCGGFNNAVIKRVRRLIAEDYKNANVTVLPVGKKIAESLKGTEYAVRGSVLPTHPEKVWDDLNFETSSEIAQNLMDRFEEGSFDKVVLVYNAFKNAAVQDLTIEQMLPIVPATNEVETSSADYIFEPSKKEIVTNLVPNSLKIQFYKALLDSNASEHGARMTAMHKATDNATSLKKELQLSYNKARQAAITNEILEIVGGAEALNG, encoded by the coding sequence ATGGCAAACTTAAAAGAAATAAGAAGTAGGATAACCTCGGTTAGCTCAACCATGCAGATCACTTCAGCAATGAAAATGGTTTCTGCAGCTAAGTTGAGAAGAGCTCAGGATGCGATTACTCAAATGCGTCCGTATGCTGAAAAGCTGCAGGAGATTCTCGGAAATCTTTCTTCTTCATTAGATGCTAGCGAAAACCCTTACACTCAGCAAAGAGATGTTAAGAATATCCTTGTTGTTGGGATTACCTCAAACAGAGGTTTGTGCGGTGGGTTTAATAACGCTGTCATTAAACGAGTAAGGAGACTGATTGCTGAAGATTATAAGAATGCGAATGTTACTGTACTTCCTGTAGGTAAAAAGATTGCTGAATCTTTGAAAGGTACGGAATATGCGGTAAGAGGCTCAGTTCTACCAACTCATCCTGAGAAGGTTTGGGATGATCTGAATTTTGAAACATCTTCTGAGATTGCTCAGAACCTTATGGATCGGTTTGAAGAAGGATCATTCGATAAAGTAGTTCTGGTATACAATGCATTTAAAAATGCTGCGGTTCAGGATTTAACGATTGAACAAATGCTGCCAATTGTACCAGCGACCAATGAAGTAGAGACTTCTTCTGCAGACTATATTTTTGAACCTTCAAAAAAAGAGATTGTTACTAATCTAGTACCTAACTCCTTGAAGATCCAGTTCTATAAAGCTTTGTTAGATTCGAATGCTTCTGAGCATGGAGCAAGAATGACGGCTATGCATAAAGCTACTGACAACGCAACCTCATTGAAGAAAGAACTGCAATTGTCTTACAATAAAGCTCGACAGGCAGCTATTACCAACGAGATTCTTGAAATCGTTGGCGGTGCAGAGGCACTCAACGGCTAA
- the atpA gene encoding F0F1 ATP synthase subunit alpha translates to MAEIKPAEVSNILREQLSGVKSAAELEEVGTVLQVGDGIARIYGLSGVQYGELIQFDSGLRAIALNLEEDNVGAVLLGSSTEVKEGDTVKRTNTIASVQVGEGLKGRVINTLGQPIDGKGPIEGELFEMPIERKAPGVIYRQPVNEPMQTGVKSVDAMIPIGRGQRELVIGDRGTGKTTVCIDTIINQKEFYDKGEPVFCIYVAVGQKGSTVAGIVKKLEEAGAMDYTVVVAANASDPAPMQFYAPFTGAAVGEYFRDTGRPALIVYDDLSKQAVAYREVSLLLRRPPGREAYPGDVFYLHSRLLERAAKINASDEIAAQMNDLPESLKGKVKGGGSLTALPIIETQAGDVSAYIPTNVISITDGQIFLEANLFNSGVRPAINVGISVSRVGGSAQIKSMKKVAGTLKLDQAQYRELEAFAKFGSDLDAATKAVLDKGARNVEILKQNEGSPLPVEEQIAIIYCGTKGLLNSVPVNKVKEFEEEYLRFLKTSHKDVLDTLKAGKLTDQVTDTLASVAKDISGKY, encoded by the coding sequence ATGGCAGAAATTAAACCAGCAGAAGTATCAAACATTCTGAGAGAACAACTTTCAGGTGTTAAGTCTGCAGCCGAATTAGAAGAAGTAGGTACCGTATTACAAGTAGGTGACGGTATTGCTCGTATTTATGGATTATCAGGAGTTCAGTATGGTGAGTTGATCCAGTTCGATAGCGGATTGAGAGCAATCGCACTGAACCTGGAAGAAGATAATGTAGGAGCCGTTCTTTTAGGAAGCTCTACCGAAGTAAAAGAGGGAGATACTGTAAAAAGGACGAATACAATTGCATCTGTGCAAGTTGGTGAAGGACTTAAAGGTAGAGTTATAAATACCTTAGGGCAGCCTATTGACGGTAAAGGACCAATTGAAGGTGAGTTGTTTGAAATGCCAATCGAAAGAAAAGCGCCTGGTGTAATCTACAGACAGCCAGTAAACGAACCAATGCAGACAGGTGTTAAATCTGTTGATGCTATGATTCCGATTGGAAGAGGTCAGCGTGAGTTGGTGATAGGAGATAGAGGTACGGGTAAGACAACGGTGTGTATCGATACGATTATCAACCAGAAAGAATTTTACGATAAAGGAGAACCAGTTTTCTGTATCTATGTTGCCGTTGGGCAGAAAGGATCAACAGTTGCTGGTATCGTTAAGAAATTAGAAGAAGCAGGAGCAATGGACTACACAGTTGTTGTGGCTGCAAATGCATCTGATCCTGCTCCAATGCAGTTTTACGCTCCATTTACAGGGGCTGCTGTGGGAGAATACTTCAGAGATACAGGAAGACCAGCTTTGATTGTTTACGATGATTTGTCAAAGCAGGCGGTTGCTTACCGTGAGGTTTCGCTTCTATTGAGAAGACCTCCAGGACGTGAGGCTTACCCTGGAGATGTATTCTACTTGCACTCAAGATTATTAGAGAGAGCGGCAAAGATCAACGCGTCAGACGAGATCGCGGCTCAAATGAATGATCTTCCAGAATCATTGAAAGGAAAGGTAAAAGGAGGAGGTTCGCTAACAGCTCTTCCAATTATTGAAACTCAAGCAGGTGATGTTTCTGCTTATATCCCAACTAACGTAATTTCGATTACTGATGGTCAAATCTTCTTGGAAGCGAACTTGTTTAACTCTGGTGTTAGACCAGCGATTAACGTAGGTATCTCGGTATCTCGTGTAGGTGGTTCGGCTCAGATTAAATCTATGAAGAAGGTAGCGGGTACATTGAAGCTGGATCAAGCACAATATAGAGAGCTTGAGGCATTTGCTAAGTTTGGTTCTGATTTAGATGCTGCTACTAAGGCGGTTCTGGACAAAGGAGCTAGAAACGTTGAGATTCTTAAGCAGAATGAGGGCTCACCACTTCCAGTAGAAGAACAAATTGCGATCATTTACTGTGGGACTAAAGGTTTGTTAAACAGTGTCCCTGTGAACAAAGTAAAAGAGTTTGAAGAAGAATACCTGAGGTTCTTAAAAACTTCTCACAAAGATGTATTGGATACATTGAAAGCAGGAAAGTTAACCGACCAGGTAACTGATACCTTGGCTAGTGTAGCTAAAGACATCAGTGGTAAATATTAA
- a CDS encoding BrxA/BrxB family bacilliredoxin codes for MYPEELVAPMKQDLTSRGYKELFTADDVDNVLNEDGTTFVVINSVCGCAAANARPAAIEATANDKLPDNLVTVFAGVDKEAVDQVRKYCLPYPPSSPSMALFKDGTLVHFIERHHIEGRPAEMIAENIIAAFNEYC; via the coding sequence ATGTATCCAGAAGAATTAGTAGCTCCAATGAAGCAGGATTTGACTTCAAGGGGGTATAAAGAATTGTTTACTGCAGATGACGTTGATAATGTTCTTAACGAGGACGGAACTACTTTTGTAGTCATCAATAGTGTTTGTGGTTGTGCGGCAGCGAACGCCAGACCAGCGGCTATAGAAGCCACAGCTAATGATAAGCTTCCTGATAATTTAGTAACTGTTTTCGCAGGGGTGGACAAAGAAGCAGTCGATCAGGTAAGAAAGTATTGTTTACCTTACCCACCATCATCACCATCAATGGCGCTTTTTAAAGATGGAACCTTGGTTCACTTTATTGAAAGGCATCATATAGAAGGGAGACCAGCCGAAATGATTGCTGAGAATATTATAGCTGCTTTTAACGAGTATTGTTAA
- the atpH gene encoding ATP synthase F1 subunit delta: MRGSLAAKRYAKSLLTLALEQGSVDAVHADMLLLNQAVTDSKELKALLSSPIVKAEKKIAILAEIFKGKVSELSDKFIAMVTGKGREALLPSIAMAYEEAYRIHKNISTVEVTSAIALSEEQKKKILEIAAKQGVKNAEVIEKVDPSLIGGFVMRMGDRQIDASISNRINTLKQELIKN, from the coding sequence ATGAGAGGTTCATTAGCAGCAAAGAGATACGCAAAGTCTTTATTGACATTAGCTTTAGAGCAAGGTTCAGTTGATGCCGTTCACGCGGATATGCTTTTGCTGAATCAAGCTGTGACTGACTCAAAGGAGTTAAAAGCCTTGTTGTCAAGTCCGATTGTAAAAGCTGAGAAGAAGATCGCTATCCTCGCTGAAATATTCAAGGGAAAGGTTTCAGAGCTATCGGATAAATTCATAGCAATGGTTACTGGTAAAGGGCGTGAAGCTCTGCTGCCATCAATAGCTATGGCTTATGAAGAAGCTTATAGAATACACAAGAACATTTCAACCGTAGAGGTAACTTCTGCTATTGCGCTTTCTGAAGAGCAAAAGAAGAAAATACTCGAAATTGCTGCAAAGCAGGGAGTTAAAAATGCTGAAGTGATTGAAAAGGTGGATCCTTCATTGATCGGAGGTTTCGTAATGAGAATGGGAGACAGACAGATCGATGCAAGTATTAGCAATCGAATCAATACATTGAAGCAAGAATTAATTAAGAATTAA
- the gatC gene encoding Asp-tRNA(Asn)/Glu-tRNA(Gln) amidotransferase subunit GatC, whose protein sequence is MKLDDKTVTKIASLAKLEFNGKEKEAILEDMNKMLDFVGKLEEVDTDGVAPLIHMTDEKNVLREDISRTDITQKEALKNAPKKDSTYFKIPKVIK, encoded by the coding sequence ATGAAATTAGACGACAAGACCGTAACAAAAATTGCTTCGCTGGCAAAACTTGAATTTAATGGCAAAGAAAAAGAGGCTATTCTGGAAGACATGAATAAAATGCTGGATTTCGTAGGAAAATTAGAGGAAGTAGATACGGATGGTGTTGCTCCTCTCATTCACATGACGGATGAGAAGAACGTTCTAAGAGAAGATATTTCAAGAACTGATATTACACAAAAAGAGGCGTTAAAAAACGCCCCTAAAAAAGATAGTACTTACTTTAAAATACCGAAAGTAATCAAGTAA